The following are from one region of the Quercus robur chromosome 1, dhQueRobu3.1, whole genome shotgun sequence genome:
- the LOC126712711 gene encoding uncharacterized protein LOC126712711, with translation MAEYKACIARMEALRELGVKDAKVFGDSTLVIAQAQKLWKLKEEHLKPYQQYLEDLTKTFDKIEFTIIPRAQNQFVDALGTLASMVEIPEGAWTRPLEIKQSHEELHKRKTEALVRTIEEEEDLWYYDIVKFLELRSHLDGANKRECHSIKMMATQYILC, from the coding sequence ATGGCTGAATATAAGGCTTGTATTGCCAGAATGGAAGCTCTTCGAGAATTAGGGGTAAAAGATGCCAAAGTCTTTGGAGATTCAACTTTGGTTATAGCCCAAGCACAAAAGTTATGGAAGTTGAAGGAAGAACACTTGAAGCCCTATCAACAATACTTGGAGGACTTGACTAAGACCTTTGACAAAATTGAGTTCACAATCATCCCTAGAGCTCAAAATCAGTTTGTGGATGCCTTAGGTACCTTAGCCTCCATGGTTGAGATACCCGAGGGAGCGTGGACACGGCCCTTGGAGATTAAGCAAAGTCATGAAGAACTGCACAAAAGGAAGACTGAAGCTTTAGTAAGGACcatagaggaagaggaagatcTGTGGTACTATGACATCGTGAAGTTCTTGGAACTAAGGTCACATCTAGATGGTGCTAACAAGAGAGAATGTCATTCCATTAAGATGATGGCAACACAATACATTCTATGTTGA